In Alosa sapidissima isolate fAloSap1 chromosome 11, fAloSap1.pri, whole genome shotgun sequence, a single window of DNA contains:
- the ada2a gene encoding adenosine deaminase 2-A isoform X1 — protein MPVSPVEGTSMATKLLLVLSCWAALGSAMPDPNYREYLIKTEKSQQTGGRVLLTNAEEQLSEVLQKMKQEEMESSEFPPAMHFFKAKPLINHSSLFNLLRKMPKGGALHVHDFALVDVEWLVKNVTYRQHCYVCFTDDQSVRFIFSSHQPKPIPHCSEWILLETVRAKIDNTTDLDNSLISNLTLYTDNPEAAYPNQDVVWKRFEETFLAAWGLVTYAPVFKDYFFEGLKRFNADNVMYLELRALLPQTYELNGTINDRFWTLRAYQEVLRQFVAEHSDFFGARVIFTANRGINASQLKEVIEEAVKLQREFPEIMAGFDLVGREDTGRPLWYFKEPLSLPEQLGVSLPYFFHAGETDFQGTDVDQNILDALLFNTSRIGHGFALVRHPTTKALSRKMGVAVEVCPISNQVLKLVSDLRDHPAAVLMSEGHPLVISSDDPAIFGASGLSYDFYEAFVGIAGLTSGAGTLKELAINSIRYSSLSPQQKEEALSIWQKKWDKFVVENLP, from the exons ATGCCAGTGAGTCCAGTAGAAGGAACCTCTATGGCCACAAAGCTGTTACTGGTGCTGTCATGCTGGGCAGCACTGGGCAGTGCCATGCCGGACCCAAATTACAGAGAATACTTGATTAAGACAGAGAAATCACAGCAAACGGGTGGCAGAGTACTTCTCACAAATGCTGAGGAGCAACTTAGTGAGGTGTTGCAGAAAATGAAGCAGGAAGAAATGGAGAGTTCAGAATTTCCTCCAGCCATGCATTTCTTTAAGGCTAAACCCCTGATAAATCACAGCTCCCTCTTCAATTTACTACGGAAGATGCCTAAAG GTGGAGCTCTTCATGTCCATGATTTTGCATTGGTGGATGTGGAATGGCTGGTGAAGAATGTAACATACAGGCAACATTGCTATGTTTGTTTTACTGATGATCAGTCAGTgagatttattttttcttctcatCAACCAAAACCTATTCCTCATTGCTCTGAATGGATACTGCTTGAAACTGTGAGGGCCAAGATTGACAACACTACAGATTTGGACAACAG CCTCATAAGCAACCTAACACTTTACACTGATAACCCAGAGGCTGCATATCCTAATCAAGATGTTGTGTGGAAGAGGTTTGAGGAAACCTTCCTTGCGGCATGGGGACTGGTCACATATGCTCCTGTCTTCAAGGATTACTTCTTTGAGGGCCTGAAACGATTCAATGCTGATAATGTCATGTATTTGGAGCTGAGGGCATTGCTACCACAG ACATATGAGCTGAATGGAACCATAAATGACCGATTCTGGACACTGAGAGCCTATCAAGAAGTATTAAGACAGTTTGTAGCTGAACATTCAGACTTTTTTGGAGCCCGGGTGATTTTCACAGCCAATAG AGGAATAAATGCATCACAGTTGAAAGAAGTAATTGAGGAGGCAGTTAAACTACAGAGAGAGTTTCCTGAGATTATGGCTGGGTTTGACTTA GTGGGGCGAGAGGACACTGGGAGGCCCCTTTGGTACTTCAAGGAACCCTTGTCCTTACCAGAACAACTGGGAGTCTCTCTGCCTTACTTCTTTCATGCTGGAGAGACTG ATTTTCAAGGGACAGATGTGGATCAGAACATACTAGATGCGCTCCTATTTAATACCTCACGCATTGGACATGGATTTGCTTTGGTGCGCCATCCAACTACCAAGGCCCTTTCTCGGAAAATGGGGGTAGCAGTGGAGGTGTGTCCCATATCCAACCAA GTACTGAAACTTGTGTCAGACTTGCGTGACCATCCTGCTGCAGTTTTGATGTCTGAGGGTCACCCCCTTGTGATTAGCTCAGATGACCCAGCCATATTTGGGGCAAGTGGTCTCTCATATGATTTTTATGAGGCATTTGTGGGCATTGCTGGACTGACATCTGGTGCAGGCACACTGAAAGAACTTGCAATAAACTCAATCAG GTACAGTTCCTTATCCCCTCAGCAAAAAGAGGAAGCATTGTccatatggcaaaaaaagtgggacaAATTTGTGGTGGAGAATTTACcataa
- the ada2a gene encoding adenosine deaminase 2-A isoform X3: MYLELRALLPQTYELNGTINDRFWTLRAYQEVLRQFVAEHSDFFGARVIFTANRGINASQLKEVIEEAVKLQREFPEIMAGFDLVGREDTGRPLWYFKEPLSLPEQLGVSLPYFFHAGETDFQGTDVDQNILDALLFNTSRIGHGFALVRHPTTKALSRKMGVAVEVCPISNQVLKLVSDLRDHPAAVLMSEGHPLVISSDDPAIFGASGLSYDFYEAFVGIAGLTSGAGTLKELAINSIRYSSLSPQQKEEALSIWQKKWDKFVVENLP; this comes from the exons ATGTATTTGGAGCTGAGGGCATTGCTACCACAG ACATATGAGCTGAATGGAACCATAAATGACCGATTCTGGACACTGAGAGCCTATCAAGAAGTATTAAGACAGTTTGTAGCTGAACATTCAGACTTTTTTGGAGCCCGGGTGATTTTCACAGCCAATAG AGGAATAAATGCATCACAGTTGAAAGAAGTAATTGAGGAGGCAGTTAAACTACAGAGAGAGTTTCCTGAGATTATGGCTGGGTTTGACTTA GTGGGGCGAGAGGACACTGGGAGGCCCCTTTGGTACTTCAAGGAACCCTTGTCCTTACCAGAACAACTGGGAGTCTCTCTGCCTTACTTCTTTCATGCTGGAGAGACTG ATTTTCAAGGGACAGATGTGGATCAGAACATACTAGATGCGCTCCTATTTAATACCTCACGCATTGGACATGGATTTGCTTTGGTGCGCCATCCAACTACCAAGGCCCTTTCTCGGAAAATGGGGGTAGCAGTGGAGGTGTGTCCCATATCCAACCAA GTACTGAAACTTGTGTCAGACTTGCGTGACCATCCTGCTGCAGTTTTGATGTCTGAGGGTCACCCCCTTGTGATTAGCTCAGATGACCCAGCCATATTTGGGGCAAGTGGTCTCTCATATGATTTTTATGAGGCATTTGTGGGCATTGCTGGACTGACATCTGGTGCAGGCACACTGAAAGAACTTGCAATAAACTCAATCAG GTACAGTTCCTTATCCCCTCAGCAAAAAGAGGAAGCATTGTccatatggcaaaaaaagtgggacaAATTTGTGGTGGAGAATTTACcataa
- the ada2a gene encoding adenosine deaminase 2-A isoform X2 — protein sequence MPVSPVEGTSMATKLLLVLSCWAALGSAMPDPNYREYLIKTEKSQQTGGRVLLTNAEEQLSEVLQKMKQEEMESSEFPPAMHFFKAKPLINHSSLFNLLRKMPKGGALHVHDFALVDVEWLVKNVTYRQHCYVCFTDDQSVRFIFSSHQPKPIPHCSEWILLETVRAKIDNTTDLDNSLISNLTLYTDNPEAAYPNQDVVWKRFEETFLAAWGLVTYAPVFKDYFFEGLKRFNADNVMYLELRALLPQTYELNGTINDRFWTLRAYQEVLRQFVAEHSDFFGARVIFTANRGINASQLKEVIEEAVKLQREFPEIMAGFDLVGREDTGRPLWYFKEPLSLPEQLGVSLPYFFHAGETDFQGTDVDQNILDALLFNTSRIGHGFALVRHPTTKALSRKMGVAVEVCPISNQVLKLVSDLRDHPAAVLMSEGHPLVISSDDPAIFGASGLSYDFYEAFVGIAGLTSGAGTLKELAINSIRYGAGKHAQGMCICCMS from the exons ATGCCAGTGAGTCCAGTAGAAGGAACCTCTATGGCCACAAAGCTGTTACTGGTGCTGTCATGCTGGGCAGCACTGGGCAGTGCCATGCCGGACCCAAATTACAGAGAATACTTGATTAAGACAGAGAAATCACAGCAAACGGGTGGCAGAGTACTTCTCACAAATGCTGAGGAGCAACTTAGTGAGGTGTTGCAGAAAATGAAGCAGGAAGAAATGGAGAGTTCAGAATTTCCTCCAGCCATGCATTTCTTTAAGGCTAAACCCCTGATAAATCACAGCTCCCTCTTCAATTTACTACGGAAGATGCCTAAAG GTGGAGCTCTTCATGTCCATGATTTTGCATTGGTGGATGTGGAATGGCTGGTGAAGAATGTAACATACAGGCAACATTGCTATGTTTGTTTTACTGATGATCAGTCAGTgagatttattttttcttctcatCAACCAAAACCTATTCCTCATTGCTCTGAATGGATACTGCTTGAAACTGTGAGGGCCAAGATTGACAACACTACAGATTTGGACAACAG CCTCATAAGCAACCTAACACTTTACACTGATAACCCAGAGGCTGCATATCCTAATCAAGATGTTGTGTGGAAGAGGTTTGAGGAAACCTTCCTTGCGGCATGGGGACTGGTCACATATGCTCCTGTCTTCAAGGATTACTTCTTTGAGGGCCTGAAACGATTCAATGCTGATAATGTCATGTATTTGGAGCTGAGGGCATTGCTACCACAG ACATATGAGCTGAATGGAACCATAAATGACCGATTCTGGACACTGAGAGCCTATCAAGAAGTATTAAGACAGTTTGTAGCTGAACATTCAGACTTTTTTGGAGCCCGGGTGATTTTCACAGCCAATAG AGGAATAAATGCATCACAGTTGAAAGAAGTAATTGAGGAGGCAGTTAAACTACAGAGAGAGTTTCCTGAGATTATGGCTGGGTTTGACTTA GTGGGGCGAGAGGACACTGGGAGGCCCCTTTGGTACTTCAAGGAACCCTTGTCCTTACCAGAACAACTGGGAGTCTCTCTGCCTTACTTCTTTCATGCTGGAGAGACTG ATTTTCAAGGGACAGATGTGGATCAGAACATACTAGATGCGCTCCTATTTAATACCTCACGCATTGGACATGGATTTGCTTTGGTGCGCCATCCAACTACCAAGGCCCTTTCTCGGAAAATGGGGGTAGCAGTGGAGGTGTGTCCCATATCCAACCAA GTACTGAAACTTGTGTCAGACTTGCGTGACCATCCTGCTGCAGTTTTGATGTCTGAGGGTCACCCCCTTGTGATTAGCTCAGATGACCCAGCCATATTTGGGGCAAGTGGTCTCTCATATGATTTTTATGAGGCATTTGTGGGCATTGCTGGACTGACATCTGGTGCAGGCACACTGAAAGAACTTGCAATAAACTCAATCAG GTATGGTGCAGGGAAGCATGCCCAAGGAATGTGTATTTGTTGCATGTCTTAa